Genomic segment of Vibrio celticus:
TTTTACGATATTGCCAACCAAGCATTTGATGCGATGCAATCGACCATTGCTCGTCAAAAACTAGCCGCTTACCCCGCCGATATTACGCTTGAAATTCCACGTAATGCCTGTGGCACCTTAGAGTTTGATCGCTCACAAGAGATGATCGACAGAGGCTACCACTTAGCACAGGCTAAACTGGGCAATCGGCTTTAATGTATTTGCACTGAATGAGGGTAACTATGGAAACTGAACTCAAACTATCTGAACTCAAAGAATTGGTCACAACAAAAGATGTCATCGTGCTCACCAGCATAGAAGAGCCTGCTGTATCTTGGTTGATAGATTGCTATCAAGAGAATGCTGATATCCAAATTATCGAGAACGCACACCAACTAGATACTGAAGCGATTTTGTCGCAATGCAGAAGCAGCCTTAGCGAAAGTAAAAAGGTGATACTCACCGCGCAGTTTCGTAGCCAGCTGCCTATCATCAATATCGCTTCACTGTGTAATGAGAAGCGCAAGTCATTGATCAATATTGAGCTATTAGGCTGGGATGAAGAAAAACGCGTTCCTCAGTCGTACAGTTGTTTTTAGCTGAAAGTGTTTCTGGACAACTTGCCACTGTCTTTATGGCTTTGTAATTGTCCGGGGACTGATGTTGCACTTTGCGTTTCTGTATTGGCCACTTAAGGCTTTAGTTAGATCCATTCCCAATCACTTCCAATACATGGTTAGGTGGTGATCAGTACATCGGTCATCCACTTGCTCTGTTGCAGCTTGTATCTGGTGGGTACCAGCAAAAGTCGCCCAAGAAATTAATCAGATTGTAGATGATAGTTCGAGTATAGAAAGCTCTGATGCGACAGGAAAAATACGTTACGAAAAAGCTTTTGGTGGCGCTCTTATCTGTATGATTGGAGATGACTATCCAATGCCTTCTGAACAGTCCAACTATGCCGTCGCTAATTATCTCACTGGCAGCTTGGTCTTTGTTTTTACCTGACCAAAGGCGAAGCTCGATTCAATAGAAGCAATATTGGGCAGGCGGGTTAGTTGTTTACGGATAAATTGCTCGTAGCTTTTGAGTGATTCACTGACTACATGCAACAGGTAGTCGTGATTGCCTGTCATCAAAAAGCACTCTAACACTTCATCAATCGCTTCAATGTGCTGCTCAAAGTCTCGCATATTCTCTTCAGTTGGCTTTTCAAGTTTCACCAACACAAACACATTCACAGGCAAGCCGCATGCTTCTTGGTCGACACTGGCGTGATAGCCGCGAATAATCCCTTGTTTCTCCAGTGCTCGAACTCGACGTAAGCAAGGAGAGGGCGACAGTGCCACGCGATCGGCCAACTCTTGGTTAGTCAGGCGGGCGTTGCTTTGCAGTTCAGCCAGTATTTTCTTGTCGATCTCATCCATTGACATATTCCATCAATATTCAATTTTATTTGGCAATATTATTGCTCAAAGTGTATGTCTTGCTTCGCAAATAGCAATTTTTAACATCTGCCCAAAACTAAAATTAAAGGAGGAACAACAAGCATGGAATGACTTAGGAATTATGAATACTTCAACTCAACTTAGCCCGCTGCGTAAAACCACCAAACATGAACAAGCAGAAGCCCTTGCCATTGAGCAGGCAAAGCATTTTGGTATCGACCCAAACAGTGATTACGGCGTCACGCTTATCGAACTGGCGACGACACTGTACAAAGCCAATACCAAGACACACGATCTGTGGGCATTGACGGTTGATGGGCTTTCAGAACTCGACAAGAGTGACCGAATCGCTTGGTTTAACGCCAAACGTTTCTTGTCATTCCAGATCGCTAAGATCCTCGATAATCTGCAAAACCCAATGCGTGCTACTTACCAATCTATTGCCACCAATAATGGCAATTTTGCGTCTAAAGGCGCGTATCCTATCTTCGATAATGTTGCCGCTATTTTCTCTGCCAGCCCTGTTATTACGCGCACTGCGACCTATTTGTTTGCGTGTACAGAATGGATTGAAGATGCGTTCAACGGTAAAGAGCCGCTGCACGATATCTATTCTCGACTGCTTAACCCGACATCGATCTCACTGGCAAACCACATGGTTGACCTAGAGGCAGGCTCTAGAGCCAACGAATACCTAGCATGGAACTTCAACTCTGGCATGGCGGCTATTGATGGGCTATTGAGCCATTTACTTGGACATGAAGATATAGTCTTAGCTTCACGCAATATCTACGGTGGTTCTTACCAGCTGTTGGAAGATTGGTTTGGAAAACCTTCTAATCTGAATGTCGCGGTAGAGTGGGTGGATGGTTACTCCGGTGATGAGTTTGCGACGCGCCTTGATGAGGTTGCTGATAAATACGCAGATCGCATCGCTGCGGGTAAGAAAATCTACGTCTACCTAGAGTCACCATGTAACCCGCATGGATACGTGTTGGATGTTGCGAGCATCAGTAAAGCTGGTCACTCTCGTGGTTGGGATGTGATTGTTGACTCGACAGTGGGCACGCCTTTATTACATCCAGTACTCAAACGTGATGATGCGATGGAAAGACCTGATTATGTGATTCACTCTTACACTAAAGAACTGGCGGGTTCTGGCACCACAACTGCTGGAGTTGTGATTGGCCGCAATGAGACTATGTTTGTGCCAAAAGGAGAGGAGGTTATTTTCACCAAGCCCAACGGTGATGAGGCCAAAATCCCATGGAACGAAACCCTATTTTGGAATGTGTACTACATTAAGGGCGCATTCCTAGATGCAGACAAAGCGTTTGAAGTGCTCAATGGTATGAAAACGTATGAGATGCGTGTGGTGCAGAAAACGATTAATACACTGACTCTCGCGAAGATCTTCGATGCCCACCCAGACATCAATGTGTCGTGTCCAGCTTTGCCAGATAGTGATAACTATGAGCACTGCCAGAACAACATGTACTTGGGTTTGCCAGCCGCGCTTTTCACTATCGATATGGAAGGCAACGGCGACCGTGCACCAATCAATCGAGATGGGTTTAAACAGTTCTTCGACATGCTTGAGCCAGCAATCGGCATGCAAGTGAGCTTAGGGCAAACCAACACCGTGGCCTTGTGCCCAGCACTGACCACGCACTCAGAGCTCAGCGATGAAGCGTTAAATGAAGCCGGTATCAAACCGACCACAATGCGTATCTCTATCGGCTTGGAAGATCCTCGAATGTTCATTGCTCATATTGTTGAGGCGGCTAAATTGTCGATTGACCGAAAACACGCAGACTTCTCATCCAGCTTCCCGAGTAGTGACAATATCGATGAAATCTATATGCAAACTTATATGGATGTACACCAGAGGTTTGTGAAAAGCTTGCCGAAGTTTGGGCAGCTGAGTCAGTAACTTAGGTCAGTAAGGAAAGTTTGCAAGATCAGTTAGTTAAAAGGCCGTAAATAAAAAAGCACCCTGCTGACTCAATAGTCGGTAGGGTGCTTTCTCGATATAGAACCTAGGGACCATATTGGTTTACCAAGTCGCTTACTATTTAGGCTGGTGGCCTGTCTTTTTCGCAAGCTCTTGCATAGCCTCGGCAAACGTTGTTGTTCCGCCTTTCGCTTTAACCTGAACAACTTTGTACCCGAGGCTTTCAAGCGCTTGGCGCTCTTCTAAAACGGCTTTGTCATCTGGTTGACTGCCTTGCACTGGCTGATGAATGTAACACCCTTCTAATTGACCATCTTCGACTAGCTGGTGGTGTTTCAGTGTATTGATATCAAAATTCATAGTAAGTCTTTTCGTGTAAAATGGAGAGCCTCTGTGGCAAGTCCGTAAGTATTTATCATTTTATCGTTTGTACCATACGGCATTTTAACCACAACAAGCTAGTAAAAATGAATAAATTCAAAGGCATCGCCTAGAAGTATATGGTGCCTATTTTGTGCTTATTTAATACCCGATTAAGTATCTTGTTTTTTTGCTACCTCGAAATACCATCTTCATTATTTTCGCACAGAAAACGGATGTGACTACAATTCCACTGCAGATTCCTATGTAGAGAGTAATGTTAAAGTCGCTTTTTAAGGTGCCACCAAAATATTTAGCGTCTGCGATTTCGAGGATCAGTAGCAACCACGGGGGGATGAAAAAAATCGCAAAGCTTGTATCTGAAATGGTGTCTAAATATTTGGATTTAAAACTCAATTTTTCAAGAGTCCCATACAGTAAAAAGATGAGGGCAACCTTTTGAATAAAAACAACATCTATCGCATCGTATTCAAAAAATGGCTTGTGTGAATTGCCATTGATACCAGTGTGATTTTGATAAATAGACAGCATGACAACGATAAATAGCAACAGAAGTAGTGTCTTACTATTTAAG
This window contains:
- a CDS encoding Lrp/AsnC family transcriptional regulator, with protein sequence MDEIDKKILAELQSNARLTNQELADRVALSPSPCLRRVRALEKQGIIRGYHASVDQEACGLPVNVFVLVKLEKPTEENMRDFEQHIEAIDEVLECFLMTGNHDYLLHVVSESLKSYEQFIRKQLTRLPNIASIESSFAFGQVKTKTKLPVR
- a CDS encoding trans-sulfuration enzyme family protein, with translation MNTSTQLSPLRKTTKHEQAEALAIEQAKHFGIDPNSDYGVTLIELATTLYKANTKTHDLWALTVDGLSELDKSDRIAWFNAKRFLSFQIAKILDNLQNPMRATYQSIATNNGNFASKGAYPIFDNVAAIFSASPVITRTATYLFACTEWIEDAFNGKEPLHDIYSRLLNPTSISLANHMVDLEAGSRANEYLAWNFNSGMAAIDGLLSHLLGHEDIVLASRNIYGGSYQLLEDWFGKPSNLNVAVEWVDGYSGDEFATRLDEVADKYADRIAAGKKIYVYLESPCNPHGYVLDVASISKAGHSRGWDVIVDSTVGTPLLHPVLKRDDAMERPDYVIHSYTKELAGSGTTTAGVVIGRNETMFVPKGEEVIFTKPNGDEAKIPWNETLFWNVYYIKGAFLDADKAFEVLNGMKTYEMRVVQKTINTLTLAKIFDAHPDINVSCPALPDSDNYEHCQNNMYLGLPAALFTIDMEGNGDRAPINRDGFKQFFDMLEPAIGMQVSLGQTNTVALCPALTTHSELSDEALNEAGIKPTTMRISIGLEDPRMFIAHIVEAAKLSIDRKHADFSSSFPSSDNIDEIYMQTYMDVHQRFVKSLPKFGQLSQ